The Anopheles merus strain MAF unplaced genomic scaffold, AmerM5.1 LNR4000206, whole genome shotgun sequence genome contains a region encoding:
- the LOC121601859 gene encoding uncharacterized protein LOC121601859, with translation MPNSSAKPGQRSSSGTSLLTASSPPSTIPDVSGTFLFDGSLSDSSAMPGQRFSSGSSSSTSLPSLPNTFSSSGVHECVITRKQVDNLVKLSKQTTARNYVLRNGYYSRNNITQCIHYCH, from the coding sequence ATGCCCAATTCGTCTGccaagccgggacagcgatcctcttccggaacgtcattgttgaccgCTTCATCGCCACCATCAACCATCCCTGATGTTTCCGGTACGTTCCTTTTCGATGGATCTTTGTCCGATTCGTCAGCtatgccgggacagcgattctcTTCCGGATCGTCATCCTCAACCAGTCTGCCGTCTTTACCTAATACTTTTTCATCATCCGGTGTACATGAGTGTGTTATAACTCGAAAACAAGTGGACAATCTTGTTAAGCTATCGAAGCAGACTACGGCtcgaaattatgttttacgcAATGGATACTATAGCAGGAACAACATCACGCAATGCATCCATTACTGCCATTGA